The proteins below come from a single Azospirillum thiophilum genomic window:
- the murJ gene encoding murein biosynthesis integral membrane protein MurJ yields MSFARAIATVGGLTLLSRLAGFARDILTASVLGAGPVADAFFVALKLPNLFRRLFAEGAFGVAFVPLFAAELQTRGRTAAIRFAEEALAMLMAVLLPFTLAAVTVMPWLMHGLAPGFADEPAKFALAVDMARLTFPYLALISLVALLGGVLNALDRFGPFAAAPIAFNLTLVAALLTAPRLGFEPGIAMAAAVTLSGAVQVGWMAWACRGAGVALRLRAPRMTGGVRRLFRLVGPGALGAGVMQVNLFLNIVLASLLPSGAVSFLYYADRLNQMPLGVIGIAIGTALLPVLARHAAAGDERMVRHYLSRALEFSLLLGLPAAVALGLAGRPIVAVLFERGAFGPQEAHATAMALAAYAVGIPAYVIVKSLNAAFFARHDTVTPVRVAIIVTAATAALALALMPWLGHVGIALSTGLTAWLDVALLVAAMRRRGMFDLDERLTRRAPRIAAAAVGMGAALLLGDALLAPWLAAPTTAVRFAALALLVASGAAAFGALAVTLGGASPDDLKAMLTRPPSPAGGESVP; encoded by the coding sequence ATGAGCTTTGCCCGCGCCATCGCCACCGTCGGCGGCCTGACCCTGCTTAGCCGGCTGGCCGGTTTCGCCCGCGACATCCTGACCGCGTCGGTGCTGGGCGCCGGCCCGGTCGCCGATGCCTTCTTCGTCGCGCTGAAGCTGCCGAACCTGTTCCGCCGCCTGTTCGCGGAGGGTGCGTTCGGCGTCGCCTTCGTCCCGCTCTTCGCCGCCGAACTCCAAACCCGCGGCCGGACCGCCGCCATCCGCTTCGCGGAAGAGGCGCTGGCCATGCTGATGGCCGTGCTGCTGCCCTTTACCCTGGCCGCGGTCACCGTCATGCCCTGGCTGATGCACGGCCTCGCCCCCGGCTTCGCCGACGAGCCGGCGAAGTTCGCCCTGGCGGTGGACATGGCCCGGCTGACCTTTCCCTATCTGGCGCTGATCTCGCTGGTGGCTCTGCTGGGCGGCGTGCTGAACGCGCTGGACCGCTTCGGCCCCTTCGCCGCCGCCCCCATCGCCTTCAACCTGACGCTGGTCGCGGCATTGCTGACCGCCCCGCGGCTGGGGTTCGAGCCCGGCATCGCCATGGCCGCCGCGGTCACGCTGTCGGGTGCGGTGCAGGTCGGATGGATGGCCTGGGCCTGCCGTGGTGCAGGCGTGGCCCTGCGCCTGCGTGCGCCGCGGATGACCGGCGGCGTGCGGCGGCTGTTCCGGCTGGTCGGGCCGGGCGCGCTGGGGGCCGGCGTCATGCAGGTCAACCTGTTCCTGAACATCGTGCTGGCGTCGCTGCTGCCGTCGGGGGCGGTGTCCTTCCTCTATTACGCCGACCGGCTGAACCAAATGCCGCTCGGCGTCATCGGCATCGCCATCGGAACGGCGCTGCTGCCGGTGCTGGCCCGCCATGCCGCGGCCGGCGACGAGCGGATGGTCCGCCACTATCTGAGCCGCGCCCTGGAGTTCAGCCTGCTGCTCGGCCTGCCCGCCGCCGTCGCGCTGGGGCTTGCCGGGCGGCCCATCGTCGCCGTGCTGTTCGAACGCGGCGCCTTCGGACCGCAGGAGGCGCACGCCACGGCGATGGCGCTGGCCGCCTATGCGGTCGGCATTCCCGCCTATGTGATCGTGAAGTCGCTGAACGCCGCCTTCTTCGCCCGTCACGACACGGTGACGCCGGTGCGCGTCGCCATCATCGTCACGGCGGCGACCGCGGCGCTGGCGCTGGCGCTGATGCCGTGGCTGGGCCATGTCGGCATCGCGCTGTCCACCGGGCTGACCGCCTGGCTGGACGTGGCGCTGCTGGTGGCGGCGATGCGCCGGCGCGGGATGTTCGACCTGGACGAGCGGCTGACGCGCCGCGCCCCGCGCATCGCCGCCGCCGCGGTGGGCATGGGGGCGGCGCTGCTGCTGGGCGACGCGCTGCTGGCCCCCTGGCTGGCCGCGCCCACGACCGCGGTGCGCTTCGCCGCGCTGGCTCTGCTGGTTGCCAGCGGCGCCGCGGCCTTCGGCGCGCTGGCGGTGACGCTGGGCGGAGCCAGCCCGGACGATTTGAAGGCGATGCTGACCCGCCCCCCCTCTCCCGCCGGGGGAGAGAGCGTCCCGTGA
- a CDS encoding OsmC family protein translates to MKARVTWVDGKMFVGESGSGHAVVMDGAPEAGGRNAGVRPMEMLLIGMGGCTCFDVVMILEKGRQQITDCVAAIEAERAETDPKVFTKIHVHFTVTGRKLDPAKVERAIALSAEKYCSASIMLGQSAAITHDFEVVEAP, encoded by the coding sequence ATGAAGGCGCGCGTCACCTGGGTGGACGGCAAGATGTTCGTCGGCGAATCCGGCAGCGGCCACGCCGTGGTGATGGACGGTGCGCCGGAGGCCGGAGGCCGCAACGCGGGCGTCCGCCCGATGGAGATGCTGCTGATCGGCATGGGCGGCTGCACCTGCTTCGACGTGGTCATGATCCTGGAAAAGGGCCGCCAGCAGATCACCGACTGCGTCGCCGCCATCGAGGCCGAACGGGCGGAGACCGACCCGAAGGTCTTCACCAAGATCCACGTCCATTTCACCGTCACCGGCCGCAAGCTCGACCCGGCCAAGGTGGAGCGCGCCATCGCCCTGTCGGCCGAGAAATACTGCTCCGCCTCGATCATGCTCGGCCAGAGCGCGGCCATCACCCATGATTTCGAGGTCGTCGAGGCGCCGTGA
- a CDS encoding PepSY domain-containing protein, with translation MKSMLCLTVLAASLAGLAAPAAMAEGSRTYSGGHSGSTGGAPMAATGSSETRHRQDAGIAARRGPGQKPVELQQTTLLNQLSAAGYVTVRDFRKDGDRYVASAMDGQGRWTTVVLDPRDSTTSPGMASGPISGR, from the coding sequence ATGAAGAGCATGCTTTGCCTGACGGTGCTCGCCGCATCGCTGGCCGGTCTGGCCGCGCCAGCAGCGATGGCCGAGGGCAGCCGGACCTATAGCGGCGGCCACTCCGGCAGCACCGGCGGTGCACCGATGGCAGCGACGGGTTCGTCGGAGACGCGGCACCGGCAGGATGCCGGCATCGCCGCGCGCCGCGGTCCGGGGCAGAAGCCGGTGGAACTGCAGCAGACCACGCTGCTGAACCAGCTCAGCGCCGCGGGCTATGTGACGGTCCGTGACTTCCGCAAGGATGGCGACCGCTATGTCGCCAGCGCGATGGATGGTCAGGGCCGGTGGACGACCGTGGTCCTCGATCCGCGGGACTCCACCACTTCACCCGGCATGGCGTCCGGCCCGATCTCCGGCCGTTGA
- a CDS encoding YjbH domain-containing protein, whose translation MYKIAALVLLAAAPALADDTRFSLSDWGGVGLLQMPTARMAPDGSMSGGLTALGDLHRHLTVSAQALPWLEVTARNSAYPGYYGLTEPGLDLKVRLRREGEDGPALVVGGRDVTGSGLDLPGKGRFAGEYIALSRRWWDVDLTIGMGWGTLGEAGHLRNPLRFLGGRFHRDRDPSAWPTRRGPGAWFGGERVALFGGAEWHMPALGPLEGLSLKLESSGDRFRAQRQDEPGFDPGSRYSLGLSWRPVSWADAGVAFEQGRRVMLRLSVRFDPASNGSASGPAADAGRPQRPSPAIGPRPSDGTALPADAIALVARTRGLPARTIRVEGDMATLWLDPAGAGPLPLAREVGDAARLLADLAPPQVERLRIVTGAAGLDAAAVTLQRRDLERAAGHRGSAEEIWRTATLEPSAGLPPDWRPRLDVSTRLVAAVDLAELGTALAQRSYADVMLRAEPLRGLVLGAGLRAGTADDTGFLDTNALPAAQPVRSDLPRYAGRPLSLDHAYAAWLAAPADGLTTRLSAGLPEEMYGGVGAEALYQPLAARWALGLDLNRVWKRRPEDVFGIGRGDGRGDGLSTGHASLYWEAPGAGTTTALRLGRYLGGDWGGTVEVMRRFDGGIGLTAHATWTEGPDGGQSRFGGRMDWGLSLVVPIAASGWLPAGGTVETAVRTLGRDAGQRLVQPLPLYDLRVPGGVGRLAGTWSRLWGSD comes from the coding sequence GTGTATAAGATCGCAGCCCTCGTCCTTCTTGCCGCCGCTCCGGCCCTCGCCGATGACACGCGCTTCAGCCTTTCCGACTGGGGCGGCGTCGGGCTGTTGCAGATGCCGACGGCGCGGATGGCGCCCGACGGATCGATGAGCGGCGGGCTGACCGCGCTCGGTGACCTGCACCGCCACCTCACGGTCTCGGCCCAGGCGCTGCCCTGGCTGGAGGTCACCGCGCGCAACAGCGCCTATCCCGGTTATTACGGCCTGACCGAGCCGGGGCTCGACCTGAAGGTCCGCCTGCGCCGGGAGGGCGAGGATGGCCCGGCGCTGGTGGTCGGCGGACGCGACGTCACCGGGTCGGGGCTGGATCTGCCGGGCAAGGGCCGCTTCGCCGGGGAATATATCGCCCTGTCGCGGCGCTGGTGGGATGTGGACCTGACCATCGGCATGGGATGGGGAACGCTGGGGGAGGCTGGGCACCTGCGCAACCCGCTGCGCTTCCTGGGCGGCCGGTTCCACCGCGACCGCGACCCGTCGGCTTGGCCGACCCGGCGCGGGCCGGGGGCCTGGTTCGGCGGCGAGCGGGTGGCGCTGTTCGGCGGGGCGGAATGGCACATGCCGGCCTTGGGACCGCTGGAGGGTCTGAGCCTCAAGCTGGAATCCTCCGGCGACCGCTTCCGCGCCCAGCGGCAGGACGAGCCAGGGTTCGATCCCGGCAGCCGCTACAGCCTCGGCCTGTCCTGGCGGCCGGTGTCCTGGGCGGATGCCGGGGTCGCCTTTGAACAGGGGCGGCGCGTCATGCTGCGGCTGTCGGTGCGCTTCGACCCGGCCTCCAACGGGTCAGCCTCCGGCCCGGCAGCGGATGCCGGCCGACCGCAACGCCCATCGCCGGCGATCGGGCCGCGACCGTCGGACGGAACGGCATTGCCGGCCGACGCCATCGCGCTGGTGGCACGCACCCGCGGCCTGCCCGCCCGCACCATCCGCGTCGAGGGCGACATGGCGACGCTGTGGCTCGACCCGGCCGGCGCCGGCCCGCTGCCGCTGGCGCGCGAGGTGGGCGATGCGGCCCGGTTGCTGGCCGACCTCGCTCCGCCGCAGGTGGAGCGGCTGCGCATCGTCACCGGCGCCGCCGGGCTGGACGCCGCCGCCGTCACCCTGCAGCGCCGCGACCTGGAGCGCGCCGCCGGCCACCGCGGCAGCGCGGAGGAGATTTGGCGGACCGCGACGCTGGAGCCGTCAGCCGGCCTGCCGCCGGACTGGCGCCCGCGGCTCGACGTCTCGACCCGTCTGGTCGCCGCCGTCGATCTGGCGGAACTGGGAACGGCGCTGGCCCAGCGCAGCTATGCCGACGTGATGCTGCGGGCCGAGCCGCTGCGCGGGCTGGTGCTGGGCGCCGGGCTGCGCGCCGGCACCGCCGACGATACGGGTTTCCTCGACACCAACGCCCTGCCGGCGGCGCAGCCGGTGCGCAGCGACCTGCCGCGCTATGCCGGGCGTCCACTGTCGCTCGACCATGCCTATGCCGCCTGGCTCGCCGCGCCGGCCGACGGGTTGACCACCCGGCTGTCCGCCGGCCTTCCGGAGGAGATGTATGGCGGCGTCGGGGCAGAGGCGCTGTATCAGCCGCTGGCCGCACGCTGGGCACTGGGCCTCGACCTCAACCGGGTGTGGAAGCGGCGGCCGGAGGACGTGTTCGGCATCGGCCGCGGTGATGGGCGCGGCGACGGCCTCAGCACCGGCCATGCCAGCCTCTATTGGGAGGCGCCGGGGGCCGGCACCACGACGGCCCTGCGGCTGGGGCGCTATCTCGGCGGCGACTGGGGCGGGACGGTCGAGGTGATGCGGCGCTTCGACGGCGGGATCGGCCTGACCGCCCACGCCACCTGGACCGAAGGACCGGACGGCGGCCAGAGCCGGTTCGGCGGGCGCATGGACTGGGGCCTGTCGCTGGTGGTCCCGATCGCCGCGTCGGGCTGGCTGCCGGCCGGCGGCACGGTGGAGACCGCGGTCCGCACCCTGGGACGCGACGCCGGGCAGCGCCTGGTGCAGCCCCTGCCCCTCTACGACCTGCGGGTGCCGGGAGGCGTCGGCCGCCTCGCCGGCACATGGTCGCGTCTGTGGGGCAGCGACTGA
- the metZ gene encoding O-succinylhomoserine sulfhydrylase, with product MSRTDHRNPNVAGLRPRSKLVHGGIRRSQFDETCEALYQTSGFVYGSAEEAENAFANDGSRHVYSRFRNPTSAMFEDRLAEYEGAEWAYATSSGMAAVHGALMSGLRTGDRVVAPRSLFISCYWIVKELCSRFGIESVFVDGTNLAEWEEALSKPTKAVFLETPSNPGLEVVDLEAVCALAHKAGAVVIADNAFATPVLQRPFEFGADVVIYSATKHIDGQGRCLGGVILAKDRKYGADVIHPFLRHTGPTISPFNAWLLLKGMETLELRVHAQSAAALQVAEFLEGHPKVAEVLYPLLPSHPQYDLVRKQMTGGGNMLSVFLKGGKTEAFNALNGLRMVMISNNLGDSKSLITHPATTTHSKLTDEEKAAARIEPGLLRLSVGLEDPQDIIEDLDRALAEA from the coding sequence ATGTCGCGCACCGATCATCGCAATCCGAACGTCGCGGGGCTGCGCCCGCGGTCCAAGCTGGTCCATGGCGGCATCCGCCGCTCGCAGTTCGACGAGACCTGCGAGGCGCTGTACCAGACCTCCGGCTTCGTCTACGGCTCGGCGGAAGAGGCGGAGAACGCCTTCGCCAACGACGGCTCGCGCCATGTCTATTCGCGCTTCCGCAACCCGACCTCGGCGATGTTCGAGGACCGGCTGGCCGAGTATGAGGGCGCCGAATGGGCCTACGCCACCTCCAGCGGCATGGCCGCGGTGCATGGCGCGCTGATGAGCGGCCTGCGCACCGGTGACCGGGTGGTGGCGCCGCGCTCCCTCTTCATCTCCTGCTACTGGATCGTCAAGGAGCTGTGCAGCCGCTTCGGCATCGAGTCGGTGTTCGTCGACGGCACCAACCTTGCGGAGTGGGAAGAGGCGCTGTCCAAGCCGACCAAGGCGGTGTTCCTGGAAACCCCGTCGAACCCCGGCCTGGAGGTGGTCGATCTGGAGGCGGTCTGCGCGCTCGCCCACAAGGCGGGCGCCGTGGTCATTGCCGACAACGCCTTCGCCACCCCGGTCCTCCAGCGCCCGTTCGAGTTCGGCGCCGACGTCGTCATCTATTCGGCGACCAAGCACATCGACGGGCAGGGCCGCTGTCTGGGCGGCGTCATCCTCGCCAAGGACAGGAAATACGGCGCGGACGTCATCCATCCCTTCCTGCGCCACACCGGCCCGACCATCTCCCCCTTCAATGCCTGGCTGCTGCTGAAGGGCATGGAGACGCTGGAACTGCGTGTCCACGCCCAGTCGGCCGCCGCACTGCAGGTCGCCGAGTTCCTGGAAGGCCACCCCAAGGTGGCCGAGGTGCTCTACCCGCTGCTGCCCAGCCATCCGCAGTACGATCTGGTGCGCAAGCAGATGACCGGCGGCGGCAACATGCTGTCGGTCTTCCTGAAGGGCGGCAAGACCGAGGCGTTCAACGCGCTGAACGGCCTGCGGATGGTGATGATCTCCAACAATCTGGGCGATTCGAAGAGCCTGATCACCCACCCCGCCACCACCACCCATTCCAAGCTGACGGACGAGGAAAAGGCCGCCGCCCGGATCGAGCCCGGCCTGCTCCGCCTGTCCGTTGGTCTCGAGGATCCCCAGGACATCATCGAAGATCTCGACCGCGCGCTTGCCGAGGCGTAA
- a CDS encoding DUF1328 domain-containing protein, protein MLYWALVFFVVALIAGALGFGGIASASSGIAQILFFLFLVLFAISLIMGLVRRR, encoded by the coding sequence ATGCTCTATTGGGCTCTGGTTTTCTTCGTCGTTGCGCTGATTGCCGGCGCGCTCGGGTTCGGCGGGATCGCGTCGGCCAGTTCCGGCATCGCGCAGATCCTGTTCTTCCTGTTCCTGGTGCTGTTCGCCATCAGCCTGATCATGGGTCTGGTCCGACGACGGTAG
- a CDS encoding RNA polymerase sigma factor produces MANHVATTLSHRMGGPARIEPAAFGAGAVGRTRSDRAPAFISDHNTTDAGSGHAVLDGGHDAKAQTETHLTAHAEAIPVDADTDADGCAAPVEGAAPAEEEFRPDPNAPPDPAVIRQIEEEIPRLRRFARAMVRDATLADDLVQECLERALSRLHLWRPGTNLRAWLFTILRNLHINGVRRRQPVVDIDAEAQAAIGAAPGSQFVRMELRDLRRALALLPNEQREVVLLIGLEGISYNEAADILGISIGTVKSRLSRGRRALRLLMEGRNPADDADS; encoded by the coding sequence ATGGCGAACCACGTCGCGACCACCTTGAGCCACCGAATGGGCGGCCCGGCACGGATCGAGCCGGCAGCCTTCGGCGCCGGGGCCGTCGGCCGGACCCGTTCGGACCGCGCGCCGGCGTTCATCTCTGACCACAACACCACCGATGCCGGCAGCGGCCACGCCGTTCTCGATGGCGGGCACGATGCCAAGGCCCAGACGGAGACCCATTTGACCGCTCATGCGGAGGCCATTCCGGTCGATGCCGACACCGATGCAGACGGTTGCGCCGCCCCTGTGGAGGGAGCCGCCCCTGCGGAGGAGGAGTTCCGTCCCGATCCCAACGCACCGCCCGACCCGGCGGTGATCCGTCAGATCGAGGAGGAAATCCCGCGTCTTCGCCGTTTTGCCCGCGCCATGGTGCGCGACGCGACGCTGGCGGACGATCTGGTGCAGGAATGCCTGGAGCGTGCGCTGTCGCGCCTGCATCTCTGGCGTCCAGGCACCAATCTGCGGGCCTGGCTGTTCACCATCCTGCGCAACCTGCACATCAACGGCGTCCGCCGCCGCCAGCCGGTGGTCGACATCGATGCCGAGGCGCAGGCCGCCATCGGGGCCGCTCCGGGATCGCAGTTCGTGCGGATGGAGTTGCGCGACCTGCGCCGCGCGCTTGCCTTGCTGCCCAACGAGCAGCGCGAGGTGGTGCTGTTGATCGGGCTGGAAGGGATTTCATACAACGAGGCGGCCGACATCCTCGGCATCTCGATCGGCACCGTGAAGTCGCGCCTGTCGCGCGGACGCCGCGCGCTGCGCCTGCTGATGGAGGGCAGGAATCCCGCCGACGACGCCGATTCCTGA
- a CDS encoding class I SAM-dependent methyltransferase has protein sequence MPTRSGVRPARQGFSIDHPPNIDLAHLDAHPDASRERDRWAASADAWDRWADPMADLADKLNRPLLDAAGLTAGDRLLDLASGAGEPALGAARRAGAGGLVVGSDLVPGMMAGAVRRARDIGEREGGPAPAFIAADMTALPFADAAFDRVTCRFGIMFVPAVASALREVRRVLRPGGKAAFMVWGPCAGNGLFAGIGDVVADHLGEDGSLAPLFRFAEPGRLSAAMRAAGFTETEETDLTPVRKAPAGQPFWRAALDMSFGHRLGGLGVDRRTALEADIARHFEAQAVNGVVPVPSHARIVVGW, from the coding sequence ATGCCGACGCGGTCCGGCGTGCGGCCGGCACGGCAAGGCTTCTCCATTGACCACCCCCCGAATATCGACCTCGCCCACCTGGACGCCCATCCGGACGCATCACGCGAGCGCGACCGCTGGGCCGCCAGCGCCGATGCCTGGGACCGCTGGGCCGACCCGATGGCCGATCTGGCCGACAAGCTGAACCGCCCGCTGCTGGATGCCGCCGGCCTGACGGCGGGGGACCGGCTGCTCGACCTCGCATCGGGTGCCGGCGAGCCGGCCCTGGGCGCCGCGCGGCGTGCCGGTGCCGGCGGGCTGGTGGTGGGCAGCGACCTCGTTCCCGGCATGATGGCCGGTGCCGTCCGCCGCGCCCGTGACATTGGCGAAAGGGAGGGAGGGCCGGCGCCCGCCTTCATCGCCGCCGACATGACCGCCCTGCCCTTCGCCGATGCCGCCTTCGACCGCGTGACCTGCCGGTTCGGCATCATGTTCGTGCCGGCGGTGGCGAGCGCGCTGCGCGAGGTGCGGCGCGTCCTGCGCCCCGGCGGCAAGGCCGCCTTCATGGTGTGGGGGCCGTGTGCCGGCAACGGTCTGTTCGCCGGGATCGGCGACGTCGTGGCCGATCATCTGGGCGAGGACGGCAGCCTCGCCCCGCTGTTCCGCTTCGCCGAACCCGGCCGGCTTTCCGCGGCGATGCGCGCCGCCGGTTTTACGGAGACGGAAGAGACCGATCTCACCCCGGTCCGCAAGGCCCCGGCCGGTCAGCCTTTCTGGCGGGCCGCCCTGGACATGAGCTTCGGCCACCGGCTGGGCGGGCTGGGCGTCGACCGGCGCACCGCGCTGGAGGCCGACATCGCCCGCCACTTCGAGGCACAGGCGGTGAATGGGGTGGTGCCGGTGCCGTCCCATGCCAGGATCGTGGTGGGCTGGTAA
- a CDS encoding lytic transglycosylase domain-containing protein yields MLALAAAVLLPGLLATAPARAGIAEQTVAALEALAGKGSSRAQYELAQHYERADGVKADPRMALSLYCRAARQDYADAALMAGRMHMAGQGGVAKDADLGRAWLRKAASLGSEPAERLVGSVTGSVKTPDRCEPPDARWGVIRKPPAEIRAMVQKMAPTYGLDPELVLAVIAVESGYRVDVVSNKNAMGLMQLIPETAERFGVTNAFDAEQNLRGGMKYLRWLLAYFDGNVTHALAGYNAGEGAVLQYKGVPPYRETKDYVVKIHSVYARTHHPFNRDIVQSAGLVSTAREEVAELSLSTRTRSGGKR; encoded by the coding sequence ATGCTTGCGCTGGCCGCCGCGGTTCTGCTGCCAGGCCTGCTGGCGACCGCTCCCGCCCGGGCCGGCATCGCCGAGCAGACCGTCGCCGCGCTGGAGGCGCTGGCCGGCAAGGGCAGTTCCCGCGCCCAGTATGAATTGGCGCAACATTACGAACGCGCGGACGGCGTGAAGGCCGATCCGCGGATGGCGCTGTCGCTCTACTGCCGGGCCGCCCGCCAGGACTATGCCGACGCCGCGCTGATGGCCGGACGCATGCACATGGCCGGGCAAGGCGGTGTCGCCAAGGATGCCGATCTCGGCCGGGCATGGCTGCGCAAGGCGGCGTCGCTGGGCAGCGAACCGGCGGAGCGGCTGGTCGGCAGCGTGACCGGCAGCGTGAAGACGCCCGACCGCTGCGAGCCGCCCGATGCCCGCTGGGGCGTGATCCGCAAGCCCCCGGCGGAGATCCGCGCCATGGTGCAGAAGATGGCGCCGACCTACGGGCTCGACCCCGAGCTGGTGCTGGCGGTGATCGCGGTGGAATCCGGATACCGCGTCGACGTGGTGTCGAACAAGAACGCCATGGGGCTGATGCAGCTGATCCCCGAGACGGCGGAGCGCTTCGGCGTCACCAACGCCTTCGACGCCGAACAGAACCTGCGCGGCGGCATGAAGTACCTGCGCTGGCTGCTGGCCTATTTCGACGGCAACGTCACCCATGCGCTGGCCGGCTACAACGCCGGGGAAGGGGCGGTGCTGCAGTACAAGGGCGTCCCACCCTACCGCGAGACCAAGGATTACGTGGTGAAGATCCACAGCGTCTACGCGCGCACCCATCATCCCTTCAACCGCGACATCGTTCAGTCTGCCGGCCTGGTCAGCACCGCGCGAGAGGAGGTTGCTGAGCTGTCGCTTTCGACCAGGACGCGCAGCGGCGGGAAACGGTAG
- a CDS encoding cation diffusion facilitator family transporter, giving the protein MPHGDHHHGHHHGPHQGHHHGPANPSGTYDRSFALGALLNIGFVVVEAVYGVLANSTALLADAGHNLSDVMGLLLAWGAVWLGRRLPKGRYTYGFGYASILASLLNATILLIAVGAILMEAANRLAAPEPVAESTVMAVAVVGIVINTWTAWLFMGGQKHDINLRGAYLHMAADAAVSLGVVVAALAIGVTGWLWLDPATSIAIALVIVAGTWGLLRDSVRLAMHAVPEGIDPAGVERYLAGLPGVAAVHDLHIWPISTTETALTAHLVRPGMNQDDALLLEIASALKDRFGIGHATIQVEHDGSCCRLAPADVV; this is encoded by the coding sequence ATGCCGCATGGCGATCATCATCATGGCCATCATCACGGCCCGCATCAGGGGCATCATCACGGGCCGGCCAACCCGTCCGGCACCTACGACCGTTCCTTCGCGCTGGGGGCGCTGCTGAACATCGGGTTCGTGGTGGTGGAGGCGGTCTATGGGGTGCTCGCCAATTCCACCGCGCTGCTGGCCGACGCGGGGCACAATCTCAGCGACGTGATGGGGCTGCTGCTGGCCTGGGGAGCGGTGTGGCTGGGGCGCCGGCTGCCGAAGGGGCGCTACACCTACGGCTTCGGCTATGCCTCGATCCTGGCGTCTCTTCTGAACGCGACGATCCTGCTGATCGCGGTCGGCGCCATCCTGATGGAGGCGGCGAACCGGCTGGCCGCGCCGGAACCGGTGGCGGAATCGACGGTGATGGCGGTCGCGGTCGTCGGCATCGTCATCAACACATGGACCGCCTGGCTGTTCATGGGCGGGCAGAAGCACGACATCAACCTGCGCGGCGCCTATCTGCACATGGCGGCCGACGCCGCGGTGTCGCTGGGCGTGGTTGTGGCGGCGCTGGCGATCGGCGTCACCGGCTGGCTGTGGCTGGATCCGGCGACCAGCATCGCCATCGCGCTGGTGATCGTCGCCGGCACCTGGGGCCTGCTGCGCGATTCGGTGCGTCTGGCGATGCACGCGGTGCCGGAGGGCATCGACCCGGCGGGGGTGGAGCGCTATCTGGCCGGGCTGCCCGGCGTCGCCGCGGTGCATGACCTGCACATCTGGCCGATCAGCACGACCGAAACCGCGCTGACCGCCCATCTCGTCCGCCCGGGCATGAACCAGGACGACGCGCTGCTGCTGGAGATAGCGTCGGCGCTGAAGGACCGCTTCGGCATCGGCCACGCCACCATCCAGGTGGAACATGACGGCAGTTGCTGCCGCCTTGCCCCGGCGGACGTGGTCTGA
- a CDS encoding phasin family protein, which translates to MASSNAGNGHPTDRLLAVAGQFTKTGMRSNEMGVAAAQTIGYRTAMMAAAMSNPIDFANPEFIRMGSEKVEAAVEAFHAVATGIGEFGQAWFTMVTKQAQAAAVTIGGLAACKNPVEIVDVQQRLLADAMDAGIHANLRLIEATAALTAAGLNPAYRKVRANARRLAREQA; encoded by the coding sequence ATGGCATCTTCCAACGCCGGCAACGGCCACCCCACCGACCGGCTTCTTGCGGTGGCGGGCCAGTTCACCAAGACCGGCATGCGCAGCAACGAGATGGGCGTCGCGGCCGCACAGACCATCGGTTATCGCACCGCGATGATGGCGGCCGCCATGTCCAACCCGATCGACTTCGCCAATCCGGAATTCATCCGCATGGGCTCCGAGAAGGTCGAGGCGGCGGTGGAGGCCTTTCACGCGGTCGCCACCGGGATCGGCGAGTTCGGGCAGGCCTGGTTCACCATGGTGACCAAGCAGGCCCAGGCGGCGGCCGTCACCATCGGCGGCCTCGCCGCCTGCAAGAACCCGGTGGAGATCGTCGACGTGCAGCAGCGGCTGCTGGCCGATGCGATGGACGCCGGCATCCATGCCAACCTGCGCCTGATCGAGGCGACGGCCGCCCTGACCGCCGCGGGCCTGAACCCCGCCTACCGCAAGGTCCGCGCCAACGCCCGCCGCCTCGCCCGCGAACAGGCCTGA